In a genomic window of Sulfurisphaera tokodaii str. 7:
- a CDS encoding xanthine dehydrogenase family protein molybdopterin-binding subunit: MKLREHYSIITGKSVYTDDINFPDMLYLGVVRSTYARAIVKSYTEPSGVELFLDWNKVKTYMPVRPDPRAKNIVKMPVVSDGRVNFVGQPIVAFVVKDRYEIEDKIDEVAVDYDPLSPVLTIDESLKNEEKIHTNGNIAIDLDLSGGEVEKRLTAEVTVEREILQDRIVVNPMEPKGVIANFDGDKLYIIGSFQSSFRIRSDLQEALGLPPEKIIVKSAPNVGGGFGNKVPAHPEYVLAAIASMILRKPVKWIETRREHLTNPTQGRGVKSKVKLYGKRDGTILGLEGEVIVDLGAYAYTINTTTPAFIAGLLNGPYKMRFMKIRALGVYTNKPPTGPYRGAGRPEAALITETLVEDFAEAIGMDSVEVRKKNFLDGEFITPLGIKIDKADYTGLIERGEKIYRSLKEKYKDKGIALIAFTEVVRASPGEGAKIRVGKGKVELFVGTGPHGQAHQSTFALLASEVLGLPPEKINVTLNDTENVKEGIGSFGSRSAAAGGSAVIEVCKGLLEVLKKKGKTLEEAINSDEYTEVETFYKTSDIYTPGVHIAVVDIDETYKPRVVEYYAIDDVGRAIIKDEVEGQIVGGILQGISQVYLEWAPYDENGNPIYASIAEAGVPTSLESDYKLTLEFVETPANLPSGARGVGEAGTTGALPATFIALEKLLKRKFNKTPILPSELITP; this comes from the coding sequence ATGAAACTAAGAGAACATTACTCAATCATAACCGGTAAATCAGTATATACTGATGATATAAACTTTCCAGACATGTTATATTTAGGTGTAGTTAGATCAACATATGCAAGGGCAATTGTAAAATCTTATACAGAACCTTCTGGAGTTGAATTATTCCTAGATTGGAATAAAGTTAAAACTTACATGCCAGTAAGACCGGATCCTAGGGCAAAAAACATTGTAAAAATGCCTGTAGTATCAGATGGAAGGGTAAATTTTGTAGGTCAACCGATTGTAGCCTTTGTAGTTAAAGATAGGTACGAAATTGAGGATAAGATTGATGAAGTGGCTGTAGATTACGACCCATTATCACCAGTACTCACTATAGATGAATCTTTAAAGAATGAGGAAAAAATACACACCAACGGAAATATAGCTATCGACCTCGATCTATCTGGAGGAGAAGTTGAGAAAAGACTTACTGCTGAAGTTACTGTTGAGAGAGAAATACTACAAGATAGAATTGTCGTGAATCCCATGGAGCCCAAGGGAGTAATTGCAAACTTTGATGGTGATAAGTTATACATAATCGGTAGTTTTCAGTCCTCATTTAGAATAAGGTCAGATCTACAAGAAGCCTTAGGTTTACCTCCAGAAAAAATAATAGTAAAATCAGCCCCAAACGTTGGAGGAGGTTTCGGAAATAAAGTCCCTGCACATCCAGAATATGTTTTAGCAGCAATTGCTTCTATGATCTTAAGAAAACCAGTTAAATGGATTGAAACTAGGAGAGAGCACTTAACAAATCCAACTCAAGGTAGAGGAGTAAAATCAAAAGTTAAACTTTATGGAAAGAGAGATGGTACAATATTAGGTTTAGAAGGTGAAGTTATTGTTGATCTGGGAGCTTACGCTTATACAATTAATACAACAACACCCGCATTCATAGCAGGCTTACTAAATGGCCCATATAAGATGAGATTTATGAAAATAAGAGCTTTAGGAGTTTACACAAATAAACCACCAACTGGTCCATATAGAGGTGCTGGAAGACCGGAAGCTGCACTAATTACAGAGACGCTTGTTGAAGATTTCGCAGAGGCAATAGGCATGGATTCTGTAGAAGTAAGGAAGAAAAACTTCCTTGATGGGGAGTTTATTACACCATTAGGTATTAAAATTGATAAGGCTGATTATACTGGATTGATAGAAAGAGGAGAAAAAATTTATAGATCATTAAAGGAAAAATATAAAGATAAAGGTATAGCCTTAATTGCGTTTACAGAAGTTGTTAGAGCATCGCCAGGTGAAGGTGCAAAAATAAGAGTTGGAAAAGGAAAAGTTGAATTGTTTGTCGGTACTGGACCTCATGGGCAGGCTCATCAATCTACTTTTGCCTTATTAGCATCAGAGGTACTTGGATTACCTCCAGAGAAGATTAACGTGACTTTGAATGATACTGAGAATGTAAAAGAAGGAATTGGAAGTTTTGGTAGCAGATCTGCTGCAGCTGGCGGTAGTGCTGTGATTGAGGTTTGTAAAGGACTACTTGAAGTTTTGAAGAAGAAGGGTAAAACTTTAGAAGAAGCAATAAACTCTGATGAGTATACGGAAGTTGAAACATTTTATAAAACCTCTGACATTTATACGCCAGGAGTTCATATTGCTGTAGTAGATATTGACGAAACATATAAGCCTAGAGTAGTTGAATACTACGCTATTGATGATGTAGGTAGAGCTATAATAAAGGATGAAGTTGAGGGGCAAATAGTTGGCGGTATTTTACAAGGAATATCTCAAGTTTATCTTGAATGGGCACCATATGATGAGAATGGCAATCCAATTTATGCTAGTATTGCTGAAGCTGGTGTTCCTACCTCTTTAGAGAGTGACTATAAACTAACTCTCGAATTTGTAGAAACACCAGCTAATCTGCCTAGTGGTGCTAGAGGTGTTGGTGAGGCTGGAACTACTGGGGCCTTGCCAGCAACATTTATTGCTCTTGAAAAATTGCTAAAAAGGAAATTTAACAAAACACCAATATTACCCTCAGAATTGATAACTCCTTAG
- a CDS encoding PIN domain-containing protein gives MYSTFEDSERHKEAMKILTENEVVIPQIVVYEYIWVLARLTNNVDLVKQKLEELKDFEIAKEDLEDMIKGIEMLKKDNKPIRMLNDYIILAIAKRLNIGLATYDIELVKAGVRNSVNIYSQHSS, from the coding sequence GTGTATTCTACTTTCGAGGACTCTGAAAGACATAAGGAGGCTATGAAGATTTTAACCGAAAACGAAGTAGTAATTCCGCAAATAGTAGTTTATGAATACATATGGGTTTTGGCGAGACTAACAAATAACGTGGATCTAGTCAAACAGAAGTTGGAGGAGTTAAAGGATTTTGAGATAGCTAAGGAAGATTTGGAAGATATGATAAAAGGGATTGAGATGCTGAAGAAAGATAATAAGCCAATAAGAATGCTAAACGATTATATAATCCTCGCAATAGCTAAAAGACTTAATATCGGACTTGCAACTTATGACATTGAGTTAGTAAAAGCTGGAGTTAGGAACAGTGTAAATATTTACTCACAACATTCTTCTTAG
- a CDS encoding AbrB/MazE/SpoVT family DNA-binding domain-containing protein, protein MRVKVTRNFQITIPAEVREKLNIREGEYVDVTINEKEGIIIVRPYRKKWTTVTLGKRITQEEIDKAIEEVVDDFTKSFT, encoded by the coding sequence ATGAGAGTTAAAGTTACTAGGAACTTTCAGATTACTATACCAGCAGAAGTCAGGGAAAAACTTAACATAAGGGAAGGAGAGTATGTTGATGTTACTATTAACGAGAAAGAAGGGATAATAATTGTTAGACCTTATCGTAAGAAGTGGACTACCGTAACACTAGGTAAAAGGATAACTCAAGAGGAAATCGATAAGGCTATAGAGGAGGTTGTAGACGATTTCACGAAGAGTTTTACTTGA
- a CDS encoding DUF488 domain-containing protein: MRIYTIGHSNRSVDEFLEILKVFKIQVLVDIRRWPKSMKYPHFNYESLRDVLPRYSIEYVWEERLGGYRKFGKDIKDEGLGKCFKSEGFRAYSTYILRSKEAKEALETIDKMARRKAIAIMCAEILPWNCHRKIVSDWFMVKGYEVIHIIGLNNTIKHKLTACADISNGDLTYK; this comes from the coding sequence GTGAGAATATATACAATTGGACATTCAAATAGATCTGTTGATGAATTCTTAGAAATATTAAAAGTATTCAAAATACAAGTATTAGTAGACATAAGAAGATGGCCTAAAAGTATGAAATACCCGCATTTTAATTATGAAAGTTTAAGAGATGTTCTTCCAAGATACAGTATAGAATACGTATGGGAAGAAAGATTAGGAGGATATAGGAAATTCGGTAAGGATATAAAGGATGAAGGCTTAGGTAAATGTTTTAAGAGTGAAGGATTTAGAGCTTACTCTACTTATATACTTAGGAGTAAAGAAGCAAAAGAGGCTCTTGAGACAATAGATAAGATGGCTAGACGAAAGGCTATAGCTATAATGTGTGCTGAAATACTACCGTGGAACTGCCATAGGAAAATAGTTTCTGACTGGTTTATGGTGAAAGGTTATGAAGTAATTCACATAATTGGTCTAAATAACACTATAAAGCATAAATTAACCGCGTGTGCGGATATAAGTAATGGGGATTTGACATACAAATAA
- a CDS encoding metal-sulfur cluster assembly factor, giving the protein MNKEEWKKSIIEGLKEVYDPEIPISIVDLGLIYDLKISDDGEVYIRVGATTPACPVTEDIAYTVEQVIKERVPAKKINVDLDLETQWTPLMMTKEGREEFKRKYGYDIVQQWAETYGIELNENKS; this is encoded by the coding sequence ATGAATAAGGAGGAATGGAAAAAGAGTATAATAGAAGGTTTAAAAGAGGTCTATGATCCAGAAATACCGATAAGTATAGTTGATTTAGGTTTGATTTACGATCTTAAAATTAGTGATGACGGAGAAGTATATATAAGAGTGGGTGCAACAACTCCAGCTTGTCCGGTAACTGAAGATATAGCTTATACTGTAGAACAGGTAATTAAGGAGAGAGTTCCAGCTAAAAAGATAAATGTGGATTTAGACTTAGAAACGCAATGGACTCCATTAATGATGACCAAAGAGGGTAGAGAGGAATTCAAGAGAAAATATGGTTATGATATTGTTCAGCAATGGGCTGAAACTTATGGAATAGAATTGAATGAAAACAAGTCATGA
- a CDS encoding nucleotidyltransferase domain-containing protein, with product MSFDEFIKRVIEYYNGNVSIVLFGSRARGDYWESSDYDIMVFLESVKDQIDEAVKLYSMKHGFPADILVLSVDKLKDPIIMKMLEHKKVIYDGLKLFTV from the coding sequence ATGAGCTTTGATGAATTCATAAAGAGAGTAATAGAATACTATAATGGTAATGTCTCAATAGTACTCTTCGGTTCCAGAGCTAGAGGAGATTATTGGGAATCTAGTGACTATGATATTATGGTGTTTCTCGAAAGTGTTAAAGACCAGATTGATGAAGCAGTAAAGCTTTACTCTATGAAGCATGGATTTCCTGCAGATATCTTAGTATTAAGCGTCGATAAACTTAAGGATCCAATTATCATGAAGATGCTTGAACATAAGAAGGTTATATATGATGGTCTAAAACTTTTTACTGTATAA
- a CDS encoding HEPN domain-containing protein gives MVEKFWFEKSKEFLELAKKHLDDGYFWFSCFASQQSVEFALKGLLVKYKGMFPFTHDLGELAEKVGKELGVNVPDDIIRYCDLLTPHYVMSRYSQFTEYNRRKAEECLNSAITVIEWIRKNFYINW, from the coding sequence ATGGTAGAGAAGTTCTGGTTTGAGAAGAGTAAGGAGTTCCTAGAACTTGCAAAAAAGCATTTAGATGATGGATACTTCTGGTTTTCTTGTTTTGCAAGCCAACAGAGCGTCGAGTTTGCACTAAAAGGCCTTCTTGTTAAATATAAGGGTATGTTCCCCTTTACTCATGATTTAGGAGAGTTAGCTGAAAAGGTTGGAAAAGAGTTAGGAGTTAATGTTCCTGATGATATTATAAGATATTGTGATCTACTCACACCGCACTATGTGATGTCAAGATACTCGCAATTTACTGAGTATAACAGAAGAAAAGCTGAAGAATGCTTAAACTCAGCTATTACTGTGATTGAATGGATTAGGAAAAACTTCTATATAAACTGGTAA
- a CDS encoding DUF929 domain-containing protein, producing the protein MNTNKLIAVIFGIIIIIGIVVLLSLRTQQTMASGGLGYIFKVNNINYARNNTVQIYFISWYGCPNGATSSWVLYLVLSKYGIVNVKPHTSKFDPKLDSAIPGLIFLNYTPESNVDFHFIYLYNEYLNETVTGIPISGDQAIYLGLQELKSEVPNWVYKIVYFYNIEDKLVNLGNGSIAFAYKHLVTTCIITGPKGTYAFILFPNPITPEKLLQALNVSSLSMEEAKNVADKLLVQINSGKIPDIILEAINNLNQIIVEESE; encoded by the coding sequence ATGAACACGAATAAATTAATTGCTGTAATTTTCGGAATAATTATTATAATCGGTATTGTAGTACTTCTCTCTCTAAGGACTCAGCAAACCATGGCTAGTGGAGGGCTAGGATATATTTTTAAAGTTAACAATATAAACTACGCTAGAAACAACACAGTTCAAATATACTTTATTAGTTGGTACGGATGTCCTAATGGTGCTACATCTTCATGGGTACTCTACCTAGTCTTAAGTAAATACGGCATTGTAAACGTTAAACCACATACATCAAAATTTGATCCTAAATTAGATTCAGCCATACCCGGCTTAATCTTCCTAAACTATACTCCAGAATCAAATGTCGATTTTCATTTTATTTACCTTTATAACGAGTATTTAAATGAGACTGTGACCGGAATACCAATATCTGGAGATCAAGCAATTTATCTTGGATTGCAAGAGTTGAAAAGTGAAGTTCCTAACTGGGTTTATAAGATAGTCTACTTTTATAACATTGAGGATAAACTAGTTAATTTAGGCAATGGTTCAATAGCTTTTGCATATAAACATCTAGTGACTACATGTATTATAACCGGGCCTAAAGGAACATATGCATTTATCCTATTTCCTAATCCCATAACACCAGAAAAACTTTTACAAGCACTAAACGTATCTTCATTATCAATGGAAGAGGCTAAAAATGTTGCAGATAAATTACTGGTGCAAATTAATTCTGGTAAAATACCAGATATAATTCTTGAAGCTATAAACAACTTAAACCAAATCATAGTTGAAGAGAGCGAATGA
- a CDS encoding helix-turn-helix domain-containing protein codes for MSERLKFPDGREVDIHEVLSFLYGLGGSEIQVLHLLLTEGKMRSDEIAEKLKVSKASINKAINTLLDKGLVEREKITEEKRRGRPTFIYYVRKDYMYKKIENDTMNLIFNVKENIKKLLSERA; via the coding sequence ATGAGTGAAAGGTTAAAGTTTCCAGATGGTAGGGAAGTAGATATTCATGAAGTGCTATCATTCCTTTATGGATTAGGAGGAAGTGAGATCCAAGTACTTCATCTATTATTAACAGAGGGTAAAATGAGAAGTGATGAAATAGCCGAAAAACTAAAAGTATCTAAGGCTTCAATAAATAAAGCAATAAACACTTTACTAGATAAAGGACTAGTTGAAAGAGAGAAAATTACTGAAGAAAAGAGAAGAGGAAGACCAACATTCATATACTATGTCAGAAAGGACTATATGTATAAAAAGATAGAAAATGATACAATGAATCTTATATTTAATGTAAAAGAAAATATAAAGAAATTATTGTCTGAAAGGGCATGA
- a CDS encoding HEPN domain-containing protein, giving the protein MSVDLYEILKERSKYFYKESMNDSKNKRYDIALFHLEQALQLGLKAYLLKNKGDFPRTHSLRDLIELADNECLKKVIQRKWYIVSLLTDAYVGSRYLLRNYTEKEYKASKKFVEEVLKCLNIIES; this is encoded by the coding sequence GTGAGTGTAGATTTATATGAGATATTGAAGGAGAGGTCTAAGTACTTTTACAAGGAGAGTATGAATGATAGTAAAAATAAACGTTATGATATTGCTCTGTTTCATTTAGAACAAGCACTACAACTTGGACTTAAGGCTTATCTCTTAAAAAATAAAGGAGATTTCCCGAGAACTCATAGTCTGAGGGACTTGATAGAACTCGCAGATAATGAATGTTTAAAGAAAGTTATCCAGAGGAAATGGTACATAGTAAGTTTATTAACTGACGCTTATGTAGGCTCCAGATACTTATTAAGGAATTACACGGAAAAAGAATATAAGGCATCTAAAAAGTTTGTGGAGGAAGTGTTAAAATGTTTGAATATTATAGAAAGTTAG
- a CDS encoding nucleotidyltransferase domain-containing protein produces MFEYYRKLEEEERDFQQNKEKYFKIIVEIAKKYGGKAYLFGSRLKGTAIASSDVDILVEIPCNVYWLDVLSELMKSIKNPKFEFHVYCGKEAEEFKKLIKEYKELEA; encoded by the coding sequence ATGTTTGAATATTATAGAAAGTTAGAAGAAGAAGAGAGGGATTTTCAACAGAATAAGGAGAAATACTTCAAGATAATTGTGGAAATAGCTAAAAAATACGGTGGGAAGGCTTATCTTTTCGGCTCTCGGTTGAAGGGAACTGCGATAGCTTCAAGTGATGTTGATATCCTTGTTGAGATCCCTTGTAACGTCTATTGGTTGGACGTACTCTCAGAATTAATGAAGAGTATAAAGAACCCTAAATTTGAGTTTCACGTTTATTGTGGTAAAGAGGCTGAAGAGTTTAAGAAGTTAATTAAAGAATATAAAGAACTGGAGGCTTAA
- a CDS encoding thiamine pyrophosphate-binding protein, translated as MGKTTSELLIDTISSQVTDVFGIPGTHGLSLYEELRKRVSRGEITYYMPRLEYGGAIMADYYARLKGNVGVFLSVNGPGFTNSLTGLVEAYSEGSPLILISLNKEFKYRHRKQLHDSGYYDLQLEMARQATKAAFRIYSPEDIPIVMQRAFRIALEDKMGPVYIEVPVDLLEEKSNIEEYKTNKKINRTLVYPTKEEIKEAVNFLSECSKPILLLGYGASRSNIVNYIERLGIPVLTTIRGKGSIPENHPLYAGTIFNLTEIPGDCLIAIGTSFNDLETNKWSIKMPRRILHVDPDVNVFNTSFSAEVTVKASAEAFLEEIVERVNLPKWSYKVDTKKHIESNGEITHDYLAKVLDETLSEDRVIIADAGTNQVMAMDIKVYRPNSYFNSLIFNAMGSAIPAGIGAKIASPERQIVSIIGDLGFQGCLNELITAVQYKVNFLTVLVEDGVQHFLRLNQKMRYGNTFATDVFQIDYTKVMEGIGVNVIEVKDKEDLKKNVEEAVGLSIKSPTVLRVHVSPNSIPSRLLMRR; from the coding sequence ATGGGCAAAACAACATCTGAACTTCTAATTGACACAATTTCTTCCCAAGTAACAGACGTATTCGGAATTCCAGGTACTCATGGTTTATCATTATATGAAGAACTCAGAAAGAGAGTAAGTAGAGGAGAGATAACATATTACATGCCTAGACTAGAATATGGAGGAGCCATAATGGCAGATTATTACGCTAGATTAAAGGGAAATGTTGGAGTTTTCTTGTCAGTTAATGGCCCAGGCTTTACTAATTCTTTGACTGGTCTAGTTGAGGCCTATTCTGAAGGTTCTCCTCTTATACTAATATCTCTAAATAAGGAATTTAAATATAGGCATAGGAAGCAGCTTCACGATTCTGGGTATTATGATTTACAATTAGAAATGGCTAGACAAGCAACTAAGGCTGCTTTTAGAATTTACTCCCCAGAAGACATTCCAATTGTAATGCAAAGGGCTTTTAGAATAGCTCTAGAGGACAAGATGGGACCAGTTTACATAGAAGTTCCCGTCGATCTACTGGAGGAGAAAAGTAATATTGAAGAGTATAAGACTAACAAGAAAATTAATAGGACATTAGTTTACCCTACAAAAGAGGAAATAAAGGAAGCAGTAAATTTCCTAAGTGAGTGTTCAAAACCAATTCTATTGTTAGGTTATGGTGCATCTAGGTCGAACATCGTAAACTACATTGAGAGATTAGGAATTCCAGTATTGACTACTATCAGAGGAAAAGGGAGTATACCAGAGAATCATCCTTTATATGCCGGAACAATATTTAACCTCACTGAAATCCCAGGCGATTGTCTCATAGCAATAGGGACGTCATTTAACGATCTTGAAACTAATAAATGGAGTATTAAAATGCCGAGGAGGATACTCCACGTAGACCCGGACGTCAATGTATTTAATACTTCCTTTAGTGCGGAAGTTACTGTAAAAGCTAGTGCTGAAGCGTTTCTAGAAGAAATCGTTGAAAGAGTTAATTTACCAAAGTGGAGTTATAAAGTAGATACCAAAAAGCACATAGAAAGTAATGGTGAAATAACTCACGATTATTTAGCCAAAGTTCTAGATGAGACATTAAGTGAAGATAGAGTTATAATTGCTGACGCAGGGACTAATCAGGTTATGGCAATGGATATAAAAGTGTATAGGCCTAATTCTTACTTTAATTCCCTTATCTTCAACGCAATGGGATCAGCAATTCCTGCTGGAATAGGAGCTAAAATTGCATCTCCAGAAAGGCAAATAGTAAGTATTATAGGAGATCTAGGATTTCAAGGATGTTTAAACGAGTTGATTACTGCAGTGCAATATAAGGTCAACTTCCTAACGGTATTAGTAGAGGATGGTGTACAGCACTTTCTGAGGTTAAATCAGAAAATGAGATATGGGAATACTTTTGCAACTGATGTATTTCAAATTGATTACACTAAGGTTATGGAGGGAATAGGGGTCAACGTAATTGAGGTAAAGGATAAGGAAGATCTTAAGAAAAATGTAGAAGAAGCTGTTGGATTATCTATTAAGAGTCCAACAGTTCTGAGAGTCCACGTTAGCCCTAATAGTATACCTTCTAGATTATTAATGAGAAGATAA
- the rnhA gene encoding ribonuclease HI, producing the protein MIIGYFDGLCEPKNPGGIATFGFVIYLDNRKIEGYGLAEKPFSINSTNNVAEYSGLICLMETMLRLGISSPIIKGDSQLVIKQMNGEYKVKAKRIIPLYEKAIELKKKLNATLIWVPREENKEADRLSRVAYELVRRGKLRDIGCIILT; encoded by the coding sequence ATGATAATTGGTTATTTTGACGGTCTATGTGAGCCTAAGAATCCCGGAGGAATAGCAACTTTCGGGTTTGTAATCTATTTAGATAATAGAAAAATTGAGGGTTATGGACTAGCTGAGAAACCCTTTAGCATTAACTCAACGAATAACGTAGCCGAATATTCTGGGTTAATATGTCTAATGGAAACAATGTTAAGACTAGGAATTTCATCTCCAATAATTAAAGGAGATTCACAACTAGTAATCAAACAGATGAATGGTGAGTACAAAGTTAAAGCTAAAAGAATAATCCCACTTTATGAAAAAGCAATTGAACTAAAGAAAAAGTTAAATGCCACTCTTATTTGGGTACCTAGAGAAGAAAATAAAGAAGCTGACAGATTAAGTAGAGTAGCTTATGAATTAGTAAGAAGAGGAAAGTTAAGAGATATAGGATGTATAATATTAACTTAG
- a CDS encoding ABC transporter permease: MGGIIDKLYAYIYLRGFKIWSSYRTQMVLNVLSWVLPVFTYYFVGTSLGNSLVEKIGVSDYTAFFVIGLAFQGYVSSIITTISQRLRNEQLYGTIEYYVLSSGGVVSFLFYSAIWGFVINTVNAAVILLIGFALGVKYQVNILSTLIIIFLLLLSTIGLSMISAGFTMIVKQGNPISFFFSTFTTLMSGTVFPITVLPLPVKLISLALPLTWALNGLRLSMLSGEGIPQLLNIILILVTFNAILLPLGIGFYKYAFKSARKKGTLSEY, from the coding sequence ATGGGGGGAATAATAGATAAACTTTACGCTTATATCTACTTAAGAGGGTTTAAAATATGGAGTAGTTATAGGACTCAAATGGTTTTAAACGTCTTATCGTGGGTTTTGCCAGTATTTACTTACTATTTTGTTGGTACTTCTCTTGGAAATAGTTTAGTTGAGAAAATAGGAGTCAGTGATTACACTGCGTTTTTCGTTATTGGCTTAGCTTTTCAAGGTTATGTATCCTCAATCATCACAACTATAAGTCAGAGGCTAAGAAATGAACAGCTTTATGGTACAATTGAGTATTACGTTTTATCCTCTGGTGGTGTAGTATCTTTTCTGTTTTATTCTGCAATTTGGGGTTTCGTTATAAATACTGTAAATGCTGCAGTTATACTATTAATCGGTTTTGCTTTAGGTGTAAAATATCAAGTTAACATATTATCTACTCTTATCATAATATTCCTCCTGCTACTTTCAACAATTGGTCTTTCCATGATCTCCGCTGGTTTCACGATGATCGTAAAGCAAGGGAATCCAATATCATTCTTCTTTTCCACGTTCACAACACTAATGAGCGGTACAGTATTTCCAATAACTGTCTTACCTTTACCAGTAAAATTAATTAGCCTTGCATTACCGTTAACTTGGGCTTTAAATGGATTAAGATTGTCAATGCTTTCTGGGGAAGGCATACCTCAATTGCTTAATATTATATTAATACTTGTTACGTTTAATGCAATATTATTACCTTTAGGGATAGGATTTTATAAATACGCGTTTAAGAGTGCTAGGAAAAAAGGTACCTTAAGCGAATATTAA
- a CDS encoding ABC transporter ATP-binding protein: protein MIKVINVSKIFKSGKKEIRALNDVSFELEKGKIGALVGHNGAGKTTLIKILSTLIIPDSGDAFVNGYSVTKQEKEVRKNIGTMMVSERAFYFRLSGLDNLVFFGIIQGLSRSEAKRRAEELLELVGLSEWKNVQYMKYSTGMQRKLALARALILDPPVILLDEPTLGMDVVSSRDFRSLIKIISREKTILLTSHNMKEVEDLADKIIVLKRGNVIAQGNKEEILSRLGKVKIIATRNVPKGLDKYVIGYNNGTFILRVPQEENVEGEVLREEKPTLEDVFVYLMGEEIDSTRNRNRRGGWWRRWGE, encoded by the coding sequence TTGATAAAAGTAATTAATGTCTCTAAGATATTTAAAAGCGGTAAGAAAGAAATCAGGGCATTAAATGATGTCTCATTTGAACTTGAAAAGGGGAAAATCGGAGCTCTAGTTGGACATAATGGTGCTGGAAAAACTACGCTTATTAAGATTCTCTCTACACTTATAATTCCAGATTCCGGAGACGCTTTCGTTAACGGTTATAGCGTTACAAAACAGGAAAAAGAAGTCAGAAAAAACATAGGTACAATGATGGTAAGTGAGAGAGCTTTCTACTTTCGTCTTTCTGGTTTAGATAATTTAGTCTTTTTCGGGATTATTCAAGGGCTTTCAAGAAGTGAAGCTAAAAGAAGAGCTGAGGAACTCCTTGAATTAGTTGGACTATCTGAATGGAAGAACGTCCAGTATATGAAATATAGTACTGGAATGCAAAGAAAGCTAGCTTTAGCTAGGGCTTTAATTTTAGATCCACCAGTAATTTTACTTGATGAACCTACTTTAGGAATGGATGTAGTAAGTTCAAGGGATTTCAGAAGTTTAATTAAAATTATCAGCAGAGAGAAGACTATACTTTTAACGTCTCATAATATGAAGGAAGTTGAGGATTTAGCTGACAAAATAATAGTTCTTAAGAGAGGCAATGTTATAGCTCAAGGTAACAAAGAAGAAATTTTATCTAGATTAGGAAAAGTTAAAATTATTGCAACTAGAAATGTCCCAAAAGGTTTAGATAAGTATGTTATTGGATACAATAATGGTACTTTTATATTGAGAGTACCGCAAGAAGAGAATGTTGAAGGAGAAGTATTGAGAGAAGAAAAACCCACTTTAGAGGATGTTTTTGTATATTTAATGGGTGAGGAAATAGATAGCACGAGAAACAGAAACAGAAGGGGAGGTTGGTGGAGAAGATGGGGGGAATAA
- a CDS encoding PadR family transcriptional regulator, producing MWRHFHHHRRRGLAYLILTVLSSKGEMTGADIMREIEKITQGFWKPSPGAIYPALNKLQDEGYVRVVKEEEGKKYYEITEKGKRLISPEHQYEVVIDELDANLRYLIENKSSLSQEQKEKVKEILKRGIQEFDKSN from the coding sequence ATGTGGAGACACTTTCATCATCATAGGAGAAGAGGATTAGCTTATCTTATTCTCACAGTATTATCCTCAAAAGGGGAAATGACTGGAGCAGACATAATGAGAGAAATAGAGAAAATTACTCAAGGATTTTGGAAACCTTCACCTGGAGCCATATACCCAGCGTTAAATAAACTTCAGGATGAAGGATACGTGAGAGTTGTAAAAGAGGAAGAAGGGAAAAAATACTATGAGATAACCGAAAAAGGGAAAAGATTAATTAGTCCAGAGCACCAATACGAAGTAGTAATTGACGAATTAGATGCAAATTTGAGATATTTAATAGAAAATAAATCCTCACTAAGCCAAGAACAGAAAGAGAAGGTTAAGGAAATATTAAAGAGGGGGATCCAAGAATTTGATAAAAGTAATTAA